A single region of the Podospora pseudopauciseta strain CBS 411.78 chromosome 1, whole genome shotgun sequence genome encodes:
- a CDS encoding hypothetical protein (EggNog:ENOG503P4HV), with product MEPPIHITRRSRSHGALNRSYSSTSASDSSRLHRPRRAHSRQQLRSVNENSSLLVSPGPLESMLKTTTETGDIGLFSIRPARSSGNLHASSPRRRPAYGGTPLNRRPNGDGMRSYSLRDDRRWLPSYRDTTSEIISMYGSDSRYSASASSALTRPCDDMGNRSYSMTTCSSHRPPSQKASGDLQSQQQEGYLQRPRSPYPYPTRLKRPGVRPASPALTENGAVDYSKMVGIDRVSLRTVHGSYKPTYPQYGNRQVPRLRQDGTSSSESFSSYAAAEKHSLSAGLPLSPAPWGHRYRGRLGSSASEHSLRTSSLTSILNMYQRSTCGPPTRDPSLRVKPPGTFYYDYSEGFDYTNDSPPPLPDLPSDIVTRSTSVCQSRDMDNVVKHHCPPSGPTLRSEEDIPSLGTQARNSEELDSQSRKDKLSPQDTPRQKPQNEESNADSLDEDSSRFDAERSPLSHSRRYEEEEEWSVGTAVVRRRQNTSLTVRSDLQFSTPKAVRVSTIRSYEENMRRLAVSPPKLGPLADYTHSSSPAHYRQRRAVSSPLRVQTRRNTAYPRGFGHCGLASMEESSDGIVGTDAQDEFATSEDGMVHSNTYLSSLPAAETGGHFLRPLHVDDPASRGHKRNLAMHTINTNDLRNLTEAEIGSIVDRSRTPMLAPHPISPARQLRLQNSVPQLMKALPRSPGIPVRSESCFANFYSQDLEYITGFSTPDPSSFGVEQPTMVAPMFPYGSDQQEPKFKTPSSPLASAVVPEELGDDGVYADSREKPRRSGSRNSSRNSKLKLKVSRGALNKMHAEGIGGRSNTAAGPAGEWSGPHPKPRGRPSRNHMNPGVTNMDSLVESAAEAEKTDTCDQEVAFLDSPCSSIPAPAIPDSHQDDVGDKPSPATQGPREVTSPTARSEARSSLPHDSCVSGQSPRGLKKRFPDLRVRLAESRLRSAETLTPDGRIGEVIEVVLTPPVEAPMSESGHGSKVNLTTKDGDGDNNASDEGAAGKHQGKGFRGRMSRWFKVARQAVMGACSGSGKRG from the exons GATTCGTCTCGTCTCCATCGACCACGTCGTGCCCATTCCCGTCAGCAGCTGCGCAGCGTCAACGAGAACTCATCTCTACTTGTGTCCCCAGGTCCCCTGGAGAGCATGCTcaagaccaccaccgagACAGGGGATATCGGTTTGTTCTCCATCAGACCAGCTCGCTCGTCAGGGAATTTGCATGCTTCTTCACCCCGTCGGAGACCAGCTTATGGCGGAACACCGCTCAACAGACGTCCCAATGGCGATGGGATGAGGAGTTATAGTCTCCGGGACGACCGAAGATGGCTACCATCATATCGAGACACCACATCCGAGATCATCTCCATGTACGGATCCGATAGCCGGTACTCTGCCTCCGCCTCCAGCGCACTTACACGCCCGTGTGACGACATGGGAAATAGGTCTTACTCCATGACAACGTGTAGCTCACACCGCCCGCCGAGTCAAAAAGCATCAGGGGACCTCCAGAGCCAGCAGCAGGAAGGCTATCTCCAGAGGCCTCGCTCTCCCTACCCATACCCAACGAGGCTGAAACGGCCAGGGGTTCGGCCCGCTTCACCAGCCTTGACGGAGAATGGGGCCGTCGATTATAGTAAAATGGTTGGGATTGATAGGGTGTCTCTC CGCACCGTTCACGGTTCGTACAAGCCGACCTATCCTCAGTATGGCAATCGACAGGTACCACGGCTTCGCCAGGATGGCACCAGCTCAAGTGAATCGTTTTCGAGTTACGCTGCGGCCGAGAAGCATAGTCTTTCTGCCGGCCTGCCCCTGTCCCCCGCTCCGTGGGGCCATCGTTACCGCGGTCGTCTTGGGAGCAGCGCATCTGAACACAGCCTTAGGACTTCTAGTTTAACATCGATTCTTAACATGTACCAACGTTCGACGTGTGGGCCACCGACCCGGGACCCGTCTCTTCGCGTGAAACCACCGGGCACCTTCTATTACGATTACTCGGAAGGTTTCGATTACACGAATGATAGCCCTCCGCCGTTACCTGACCTTCCCTCTGACATTGTAACCCGCTCCACGAGTGTTTGTCAGTCGCGGGATATGGATAATGTCGTCAAGCATCACTGCCCACCTTCCGGGCCAACACTGCGCTCCGAGGAAGACATCCCAAGCCTTGGGACGCAAGCCCGGAATTCGGAGGAACTCGATTCGCAAAGCCGAAAAGATAAACTTAGCCCTCAAGACACACCAAGGCAGAAGCCCCAGAACGAAGAATCCAATGCTGATAGTCTGGACGAAGACAGCTCTCGGTTCGATGCTGAGCGTTCTCCTCTTTCGCACTCACGAAGatacgaagaagaagaagaatggagTGTCGGAACAGCAGTCGTTCGTCGACGACAAAACACGAGTCTGACCGTCAGGAGTGACTTGCAGTTCTCAACACCGAAAGCCGTGCGAGTTTCTACCATTAGAAGCTATGAAGAGAATATGCGGCGCCTGGCAGTTTCTCCCCCTAAGCTGGGTCCCTTGGCAGACTACACTCACAGTTCCTCGCCGGCCCATTATCGTCAGAGGAGAGCTGTATCCTCACCGCTCAGAGTTCAGACGCGGCGAAACACGGCATATCCAAGAGGTTTCGGTCACTGCGGGCTTGCATCAATGGAAGAGTCGTCGGATGGAATCGTCGGCACAGATGCACAGGATGAGTTTGCGACATCAGAAGACGGCATGGTCCATTCAAATACGTATCTCTCGAGTCTGCCAGCCGCGGAAACGGGTGGTCATTTTCTTCGGCCTTTACATGTGGACGACCCAGCATCCCGAGGCCACAAAAGAAATCTTGCGATGCACACGATAAACACCAACGACCTGCGGAATCTGACCGAGGCTGAAATCGGCTCGATCGTTGACCGCTCCCGAACGCCCATGTTGGCACCACATCCCATCTCGCCAGCAAGGCAACTCCGGCTACAGAACAGCGTGCCGCAGCTCATGAAGGCCTTGCCTCGGTCGCCGGGTATTCCTGTTCGAAGCGAATCTTGTTTCGCCAACTTTTACAGTCAAGATCTCGAATACATAACGGGCTTTTCTACCCCTGATCCTTCTAGCTTCGGTGTCGAGCAACCAACTATGGTTGCCCCCATGTTCCCATACGGCTCAGATCAACAGGAGCCAAAGTTCAAGACGCCGTCTTCGCCGTTGGCTTCTGCCGTGGTTCCAGAAGAGCtaggagatgatggagtATATGCTGATTCGAGAGAGAAGCCAAGGCGCTCGGGCTCACGAAACAGTTCGCGAAATAGTAAGCTGAAGCTCAAGGTTTCCCGAGGTGCTCTCAACAAAATGCATGCGGAAGGCATCGGAGGCAGGAGCAACACGGCCGCTGGGCCAGCAGGAGAATGGTCTGGGCCACATCCCAAACCACGGGGTCGGCCTTCCAGAAACCACATGAATCCAGGGGTAACAAACATGGACAGCCTGGTAGAGTCAGCCGCAGAAGCCGAGAAGACTGACACATGCGATCAAGAGGTTGCTTTCCTCGACAGCCCTTGTTCAAGCATTCCGGCGCCTGCAATACCAGACTCTCACCAAGATGATGTTGGCGATAAGCCATCACCGGCCACACAGGGTCCTAGGGAAGTGACTAGTCCAACGGCTCGGAGTGAGGCGCGGAGCTCACTTCCACACGACAGCTGCGTCAGTGGGCAATCGCCCCGAGGGCTGAAGAAACGCTTCCCGGATTTACGAGTTCGCCTGGCGGAGTCCCGGTTGAGGTCGGCCGAAACACTGACTCCAGACGGTAGGATAGGGGAGGTGATTGAGGTGGTCCTTACTCCTCCTGTCGAGGCACCCATGTCGGAGTCTGGGCATGGCTCCAAGGTGAATCTGACGACGAAAGATGGAGACGGTGATAACAACGCCAGTGATGAGGGAGCTGCTGGGAAGCATCAAGGAAAAGGGTtcagggggaggatgtcaagATGGTTCAAGGTTGCGAGGCAGGCGGTTATGGGGGCCTGTAGTGGGTCGGGGAAAcgaggttga